The genome window CAATGCAAGTCTTCGAGTATCCAAGGTTGGAAAATACAAATGTCCATACTGTATGGCTCGATTTCTTTATAGCGGGAAGGGTTCAACATCCTTCACGGAAAAGCTTACGTGAGTTCAGCGAAAAAAAGCTTAGCACTATCATTCTACACATTGTTATCCAGAGTCCTCGGACTCGTCCGTGATCATTTCATGGCTACGAGTTTTGGAACTGGAATGGTAGCTTCAGCTTTTTCTGTTGCATACAGACTTCCTAATATGTTTAGAAATCTTTTGGCAGAAGGGACGCTCTCGCAATCCTTTATGCCAATATTCAGTGATTACGAATCTCGAAGCATAGATGAAGCGAGAATCATGACTGGCTCCGTGTTAAGCTTTTTATTTTTTCTTCTCTCTCTATTTGTGGGGATTTTTTTATTTTTTGCACCTTTAATCTTGCCTATATTAGTTGGTGGAACTAAAGAATATGGAGATTTAGTTGTAGATTTATCTTTTATACTTTTCTTTCTGATTATGACTGCAAGTCTTTCTTCGATCTTTATGGCGATATCAAATTCTCAAGATCGATATTTTATTCCTTCACTTTCACCTATCATTTTGAATTTTAGCTATATAATTGTCTTTATTGTAATTTTTCCGCTTACCGATACGATTATGGAAAAGGTTCGGTATCTAAGTTTCGGAATTGTTATAGGCGGATTGATTCAGCTTGTCGTGCAAGGAGCCTTTGTATATATGCAAGGATTGGGTCCTAGTTTTAATTTGAATTGGTCTCATCCTGCTATCGCAAAAATTTTCAGACTGATGCTTCCTGCTGTTGTAGGAGGAGGATTTTATCAATTGGGACTGTTAGTTGATATTTTTCTTGCCAACTATATCCAAAATCAGAATCCAGGTTTAGGTGCCGTTGTCAGTCTTGATTATTCTCAACGTCTGGTTCAACTTCCTACTGGAATTATTGGTGTTGCTCTTGCCACAACAATCTTACCATCTTTACTGAAAAAAGTCCGCAATCATGAAAGAGACCAAGTCCCAGATGAAATTGGAAATAGCTTTCGATTTGCATTATTTCTCACTGTTCCGGCTAGCATAGGTTTGCTTACAATGGGTACTGTGGTTTTGGATTCGATTTATTTTGGAGGACGTTGGGATCATATAGCTACGGCAACTACTTTGGTTCCATTGGGTTTTTATGCTCTCGCCATTCCTTTCTATAGCATGAATAAGATTTTGATCTCTTCATTCTATGCTTTTCAGGATACAAAAACACCACTCAAAGTTCAAGCGATCTCATTTGGATTGAGTATGGTGGTTGCGATTTCTCTAATGAACGTTCTAAAACACAGTAGCATTGCCCTTGCATCAGCGCTTTCTTCAGCTCTTACATTTTGCGTCCTTATACTTTCTCTTCGAAATCATGATATTATAATTTCTCTAGGAGAGAATCTTAAAAAAGCTCTAAGATTGATACCACCGCTGATTTTACTTGCAATTTGGACTTGTTTTATATCTCTTTATTCTTATTCTTTTCTTTTGGAAGAGTTTACCAGGCACGAACTCAGTCATGCAAATGCTTCCCGGATCATACTTTTGATCGGAATTATTCCAGCAATGGGTTTATACTTTTTCGGAGCTTATCTTACAGGAGTAGAGGAATGGAAAATTCTGTTTGGAAAATTGAGAAGAAAGCGAAACTAATTGCATCGTTGAATCGATTCTTGTTTTTGCTTATATTCTTAAGTGCAAATTGTTCACCAAAAATTGACAAAACTGAAATAGTTAAAATAGGTAAGCGATATCCGGAAGTTCTGTGTGAAAAAATAGAAGCATGCGCGAGGCTCGAACTGGAGACTATGAATTCAGAAGATAGAAAGGAAGCTCTTGCATATCTACCCACCAAAGAAAACTGTCTGGTAGATCAATTGGATGCCAAAGTGTTACCAACAGCTATCAATGATCCAGAGATTGGAAATATAACACAAGAAAGACTAGATGTTGTAAAAAGTTGCATCAAAGGAATCCAAACCGCTGATTGCAACGATTTAGATTCCAGTTATTCCATTCAAGGCTGTGAAGAATTGTATAATATTGGAAATTAATTCTACCGAACGAAAATTAAAATCTCCAAGTGTAATTGATATCAGTTCTATGCTCTCTTGCAAGACCAGTCTGTTCCCAAGTGGAATTCAATTCCCAACCAGATTTTAATGGTTTATGAGTCATGAACTCTTCTTCAACCCAAGTGACACCTGCAAAATAAGAGTGTGCTAATTGAATGAAATATATAAGTCCAACGACTCCAACTGCCGCATTGCTCTGATTCACAGAAGCCTTAAATTTATCTTTTGTTTCGTTAACATAAGTACTAGAGAAAGTATCTTGAATGAAGTAGGCACCGATATCTGGGTTGGCTCCTAGTTGATCTGCTGAAGGTCTAGTTGCTTGGTAGATCAATGTTGCAGTATCATATTCTGATTTGGCATCAAGGGCTTTGCTACGTGCTGTCATGGCAAAAAGTATAGAAGTATAAAATAATCCTGTGTAGATAGTTCCAGCGACTGGACGCTTAGCGTGATACAAACCCCAACTTGGAAGGACTGCTGATCTCCAAACTATAGACCACTTGGATCTTGTTCCTTCGCTTTTTACTCGATCTTTAGCTAAAGCATCTGTTTTTGCTTTTTCTTTATCAAGTTTATCTTGCTCTTCTTGTCTTTTCTTTTCTTCTATAGCAAGTTTCTTGGCTTCTTCCTCTTCTTTTTTCTTGCGAGCAGCTTCTTCCTTAAGTTCTTTTTCGCGAAGCTTTTTTTCTTCAGCAACTCGAATCTGCTTTTCTTCGTTTTCGGATACGTCCTTGTAAACAACTTTCAAAATATTGGTTTTTGCAATATTTTGCGTGCTTCCATCAGCAAGTTTTACAGTTAGTCCATTCTCATTCTGACCTACAACCAATCCCTTTACAGTCTTTCCATTCTTAAGAATTACCGAATGAGCTGCAAATAATTGCACAGGAATAAGGGTTAATAAAAGGATAAATGCGAGTGATGAAATTCTGTTCTTGATCATAAAGATAGTATGCCTATTCGTATTAATTATCACAGTAAATCAAATTATAAATAAATTTCAAGAACGAAAAGTTCATTTTTTGAATATTCTTGTCTCAGGTAATCGAATCATTGTTGGATGCCTCAAAAAAAGTCTATTCCTGGAATTTGGTTATTTATTGGGCAATTCTTTGGAAACTAATTATCGCCTGTCACCGATTGCGTTTTCTCTTACTCGATATATCTAGCTTTGATTTTACGATTATTTGAACATTTTTAGCAAATTTTGTACAATAATCCGTGGTGAATTATTACAGCAAAACTAAAATATGCAATACAATTCCTATAAAAAATATCAAGGAAAGCGAATGGACTATTTTGGATTTCATTCGTAAGAATATGAATTGATTGAGAAAACGAACGAGCCAGAATCCGAGCCCAAAACATATCGTAAAGTAGCCTACCTCAGATTTAGGTAAAACCTTATTGAAATAAAAAAATACCAAACCCATTCCTATAAAATAAAAAATCAATTGTATATTTGCAATCTGTAAGATAGCAGCATTGGCTCTTGATATTTTCCTTAGATCATTTCTCCAATTAAATATTTTCCAAAAGAAACAATGAAAGACTGCGAATCCTATATAGTAAATTCCTAATATATAAAAAAGAAATTCTATCATTTCACGCTCCTTTAAATTTATTCACCTTAATTGATTAAATTTTAATTAATAATTTTTATCACCCGAGAAAAGCGATATATTATTATATTCTTATTTAATAAATAGCTATAAGAACTAAATATTATTTCAGGGATGTTGTCCCTAGATTATGTCTCATTAGCTCTTCAGGAAGGCAACAATTTTTTAATTTGAACTCAATTTTTTGAGCTTTAATTCTCTTTTTGCATTGACCCGCACAAACGAATTTACATACTGGTCATTACTGCGGTATTCACCGTGGCGAACCACTGCGAGAGATCGTGGTGATTGCCTTTCGGAAGTGAAGGGCATAATAAAACAGAATAGCTACAAGCCCTAAACACAAGCGCATTTATGATTTGCAGAGCCCGCTCCAAAAGTGGTTTTGTAAATCGCCCTTGTTGTTTCTGGCGGCGGCAATAGATCGATCTTTTACAACTTATATAGCCAAATCAAGTATCAGTTTTTGACGAGACTGGTACTTAAAAAAAGTAAAGGTTCATTAGAGTTTTAACAATTGACTTTAATGAATATTCGAGTTGCGCACCTGTCGAGACGGTGTGTAACTCTATCCAGCACCATTTTACGGTCGCAAGCGGTATCCCCCCAGCACTGTTTCTGATAGAAACCGATGCTGGACGGGCGTAAACGACCTAAATGGTGGTGGAAAAGCTGAGGACAAGCAGTAATGGGGAAATAAGCCCCCCGCAAAGCTTGTTTTCAATTATCAATGTTGGTAGATGTTGGATAATTGAATCGCAATTAGGTGCAGTTCGCTGCATTTAGTTCGATTCATTCCATTTCCTACCGACCGATCACCTTGGCGGAGAGCAGTGTTACCAGCGCGGTAACTCTACAAGCTGTCTCTCCAACCTCTCTAACTTTTGTAAACCGACGACGAGAGCAATCTTCGAGTCGTATTGAGATTAGGGAGTAACATAAAATTTATTGGTTAACGATATTTTTGCGAAGCGAAAGTTTCAAGGAAATGAGTTAGCGAATTGAGTAATATGGTCAAGTAAGTAAGGGCATACGGCGGATGCCATGGCACAAGAAGGCGATGAAGGACGTGGCTTTCTGCGATAAGCGTTGGGGAGTTGTAAGCAAGCGTTGATCCAGCGATTTCCGAATGGGAAAACCTAACCTAGAGACCCTAGGTTGCGAAAGCGCCATACTCAGGGAATTGAAACATCTTAGTACCTGAAGGAAGAGAAAGAAACCTCGATTCCGTAAGTAGCGGTGAGCGAAAGCGGAACAGCCTAAACCCCTGTCTACGTTACAGCATTGACGCGCTGTAGCAGGGGTGTTGTAGGACTTGCAAGTGTAGGTCAATATGCACTATAGAGTTACAAAGTTAACGGTTAGTTGAACGGTTTTGGAAAAGCCGACCAAAGAGGGTGATAGTCCCGTAAGCGAAAGCCGTTAGCCTCTAGTAAGTATCCTGAGTACCACGGAACACGTGTAATTTTGTGGGAATCTGCGGGGACCACCCCGTAAGGCTAAATACTCTCTTGTGACCGATAGTGGACAAGTACTGTGAAGGAAAGGTGAAAAGAACCGAGGAATCGGAGTGAAATAGAACCTGAAACCGTATGCTTACAAGGTATCAAAGCCCAGCACCATTTTGCGTAGAGGACGTTAAAAGTTCTTCTACACAAAATACGCAAAATGGTGCTGGGTGATGGTGTGCCTTTTGTAGAATGAGCCGGCGAGTTATTTTACGTTGCAAGCTTAAGAGAGAGAATCTCGTAGGCGAAGCGAAAGCGAGTCTGAATAGGGCGTTTAAGTAGCGTGGAATAAACCCGAAGCCTGTCGATCTATCCATGTCCAGGTTGAAGGTGGAGTAAGATCCACTGGAGGACCGAACCCGTTAACGTTAAAAAGTTTTGGGATGAGGTGTGGATAGGGGTGAAAGGCCAATCAAGGCAGGCAATAGCTGGTTCTCCTCGAAATAGCTTTAGGGCTAGCGTCATATGTTTAGTTACAGGGGTAGAGCACTGAAAGGGCTAGGGGGACCACAATCTTACCAAACCCTATCAAACTCCGAATACTGTAACTTGAAGTATGGCAGTCAGACTACGGGGGATAAGCTTCGTGGTCAAAAGGGAAACAGCCCAGACCGCCAATTAAGGTCCCTAAATCTACGCTAAGTGGCAAAGGATGTGGGAACGCCCATACAACCAGGAGGTTGGCTTAGAAGCAGCCACCCTTTAAAGAGTGCGTAATAGCTCACTGGTCGAGTGTTCCCGCGCCGAAAATGTAACCGGGACTAAGCGTAGTACCGAAATTGCGGATTCACAGCAATGTGAGTGGTAGAGGAGCGTTCTGTATCCCGCTGAAGGTGGACTGTAAAGTTAGCTGGAGGGTTCAGAAGTGAAGATGCTGGCATGAGTAGCGCAAGGGGAGTGAGATCCTCCCCCACTGATAGTCTAAGGTTTCCCCGGGAAGGCCAATCCGCCGGGGGTTAGTCGGCCCCTAAGACGAGGCTGAAAAGCGTAGTCGATGGGAAGCAGGTTCATATTCCTGCACTGGCTTTGTTGTGCGATGGAGTGACGGAGAAGGATAGTGTATGCGGTTCATTGGATTACCGTTGGGCATTGTAGGCGTTGATGAAAGTAGGAAAATCCGCTTTTAGAGCTGAGGATGTTCGGGATTTTACCGAATGGTAAACGTAGTGCATGATTCCAAGCTTCCAAGAAATAACTTCTAAGTTTAGACATGGTCAACCGTACCGCAAACCGACACAGGTAGACTGGTTGAATATACCAAGGTGATCGAGATAACTCTCGCTAAGGAACTCGGCAAAATTCCCCTGTAACTTCGGGAGAAAGGGGCCCTAAGTCATCTAGCCCTGCGGCGAAAAATGACGAGGGGGGCACAGAAATGGGGGTAGCGACTGTTTACCAAAAACACAGGACTCTGCGAAATCGAAAGATGAAGTATAGGGTCTGACACCTGCCCGGT of Leptospira sp. GIMC2001 contains these proteins:
- a CDS encoding LA_2478/LA_2722/LA_4182 family protein, which encodes MENSVWKIEKKAKLIASLNRFLFLLIFLSANCSPKIDKTEIVKIGKRYPEVLCEKIEACARLELETMNSEDRKEALAYLPTKENCLVDQLDAKVLPTAINDPEIGNITQERLDVVKSCIKGIQTADCNDLDSSYSIQGCEELYNIGN
- a CDS encoding LA_0442/LA_0875 N-terminal domain-containing protein translates to MIKNRISSLAFILLLTLIPVQLFAAHSVILKNGKTVKGLVVGQNENGLTVKLADGSTQNIAKTNILKVVYKDVSENEEKQIRVAEEKKLREKELKEEAARKKKEEEEAKKLAIEEKKRQEEQDKLDKEKAKTDALAKDRVKSEGTRSKWSIVWRSAVLPSWGLYHAKRPVAGTIYTGLFYTSILFAMTARSKALDAKSEYDTATLIYQATRPSADQLGANPDIGAYFIQDTFSSTYVNETKDKFKASVNQSNAAVGVVGLIYFIQLAHSYFAGVTWVEEEFMTHKPLKSGWELNSTWEQTGLAREHRTDINYTWRF
- the murJ gene encoding murein biosynthesis integral membrane protein MurJ; its protein translation is MSSAKKSLALSFYTLLSRVLGLVRDHFMATSFGTGMVASAFSVAYRLPNMFRNLLAEGTLSQSFMPIFSDYESRSIDEARIMTGSVLSFLFFLLSLFVGIFLFFAPLILPILVGGTKEYGDLVVDLSFILFFLIMTASLSSIFMAISNSQDRYFIPSLSPIILNFSYIIVFIVIFPLTDTIMEKVRYLSFGIVIGGLIQLVVQGAFVYMQGLGPSFNLNWSHPAIAKIFRLMLPAVVGGGFYQLGLLVDIFLANYIQNQNPGLGAVVSLDYSQRLVQLPTGIIGVALATTILPSLLKKVRNHERDQVPDEIGNSFRFALFLTVPASIGLLTMGTVVLDSIYFGGRWDHIATATTLVPLGFYALAIPFYSMNKILISSFYAFQDTKTPLKVQAISFGLSMVVAISLMNVLKHSSIALASALSSALTFCVLILSLRNHDIIISLGENLKKALRLIPPLILLAIWTCFISLYSYSFLLEEFTRHELSHANASRIILLIGIIPAMGLYFFGAYLTGVEEWKILFGKLRRKRN